The Setaria viridis chromosome 9, Setaria_viridis_v4.0, whole genome shotgun sequence sequence CCGTGAGCCCGAAGACACCTTGTCGCCTTGGAGCGGATTGCTTTCTTTACCTCTTCGTAAGTCAGAATAAAAAAAGCCAGCAGCAGTTTCTCATAAAAGTTCAAAAGCTGCAGTTCAAGTAAACATGCCTGGCtctctggaaaaaaaaatactctctGCTCTGACGTTGTTGATGATTACCCTACGAGATGATttctcaaaaaataaaataaacgaGATGTGCACGCGTGTTTAGACTACTTTTAGACTATAATCTAAAAAAATGTTAATTTTAGACTATTTAACATATCCATGTCTGTTGGCTAAAGGATACTACATGTTGCTTTAATCGTGGAAAGGAATGCTTTTCTTCAAATTTTTATTAGCGCATGCTACTACATGATCAAGATAAGAAATGGTCAGTCTAGCATTATACATGTGTTTGTGAACTCGGGGGAAAAAGTGGTCAATAGCATCAAGGGGTTGGTTTCTCCTAAAGTGGTTGGAAATGCACTTTAATCTCCATCCTCAAGGGAAAAAGTTAAGCGTGTGTGTTTCGGCTTGAATTTGTTCCCACATGTTGCTGTCTAGTTGAGTTGGCCTCTACTGTTAGATGATGTCACTGCAACTTTGCTAGTAAGCTTCCTGCATGTCTCTGCCAAACTACTCTGCAGTCTGCTGATTGATCCTGCAGATCTCAGGTCTCTGTCAACAACTCTCCACTGATTCGGGCGTTTGGTGGTCTATGGTCAGTCAGAATCTTTCTGTGATACGAAGCAATCTCCGGTAGTTTACATTTGCTCTTACTACCAATCTTGACTTGATTGGTGAAAGGAAACATGGTACAAAAGTTTCATGAAGCTAGCCGACCAAACAAAATACCACCACTTGCCATGACAAAATACAGGCTGAAACATGTCTCCGTCAATTGGTACTGCTGATAGATGACCACTCGAAGTTGAGCACTACTTTCTTTACTAGTGCTAGAGCTCCACTGTAAAAGCTCACATTTTGGAATCTGCAGCGTTCATTCACACATAATTTTCTAAGCTGTTACCTAGTTCCTGACTCTGCAGTGGCGATGCTGGAAGCATTTGCATTGAGGTTGGCTGCCATGCTTTTCCACATAGTCAGGCAAGAAACTGATATACTCTTGGGTGTGCCTGGAGAGATCAGCAAGCTTCAGAGGATATTCAGTGATCTCAGCAGCATATTGGTCGATGCTGAGAGGAACCTCATCTTCAACGGCAATGCTACTTTGGGAAATTGGGTGAGTGAGCTCCGAGACGCCATGTATGACATGGACAACGTAATTGACAAGTGGCAGATCCTGCAGTGGGAAAAGGAACCTTCAACCTCATCCATGTTCAAGTGTTGCAAAATCTCTATCCTCTTCTGTCATTGCAACCCCGGCGGTACATACAAAATTGGAAGGAAGATCCAAGCACTTAACAAGAGGCTGGAGGGCATTATGGAAAGGAGCAAACACTTTGATTTCATCTCGAAGGTGGTAGGCTCATCCAGGTATCACGACCACAAGGCTGTTAAATACCATCAAAAGTCTGGATCATCGATCATCCGCTCTGATATTGTTGGAGAGAAGATTGAGCAAGATACGAGAATGCTTGTGAATTACCTCTTCAGCCAAGTGGGTACTAGTGCCAAATGTTTGGACAATTCCATAGTTGTCGTTAGCATTGCTATCGTTGGCCCTGGAGGTATAGGTAAAACCACTCTAGCTCGTATGATTTTTAATGACAGTGCTGTGGAGGAAATGTTCGACACGAGGATATGGCTTAGTGTTAACCAGGATGTGGATGAAACTGATGTTCTTCAGAGGGTTTTAGCTGCTCTTGATGGTAAGTCTGAGTACAGGGGTTCTGTTGGAGACAAGGACCAACTTGAATGTGCGGTGAAACGTGCAGCGAGACACAAGAAGTTTTTGCTGGTGATGGATGATGTGTGGAGCGATAGCATCTGGAATGAACTTCTTAGGGTCCCACTTAATGATGGTGCTCCAGGTAGCCAGGTGTTGGTCACTACGAGAAATCATGGAGTTGCATGTAGGATGAAAACACAATTCTTCCACCATGTTGACAAGCTAAATCCTGAAGACTGTTGCTCCtagcatgtactccctccgtttttttGCACGGTATGacttggtatggtcttccaaACTGCACTTTGATCATTTATTTATCATATATATTGTTTAGGCTTATAAACTTATGattcattgtagagtatatttgattacgaatccaaccatataaagttcacattataaaaataaaacttgttacattattgatcaaagatggtaaagtttgaatcttgatatgcttGTGCGCCTTACAAacaaaaatggagggagtaatagtTTATGTGGTCCTcgagttaaaaaaaatactccacCCTTCAGCAGAAAATTTCTTGTCCAACACTTTTAAGTGGAAAACAAGCGATACATTGTACATCACCTTGACATCTCATTTAAATTGTTCGATGATTGCTCTATCTTTTTCTTGCAAGTTATTGGCTCAAACCATATGTTTCAAGAGTTTTTATTTATACTGTATACATTGTTTACTATAcccattccttttttttcaagcaGGTAATTTTCAACGATGAGGATAAATCCGAGATTGTTGGGTTAGAGGATATCGGTATGGATATTGTGAAAAGATGTGATGGATTGTCACTTGCAGTTAAGGTTGTTGGAGGACTTCTACTcagcagaagcagaagaagaGGTGCTTGGATGGACATTCTTGACCACTCTGCATGGTCCTTAATGAGTGACGATCTTAACAATGCAGTCTTCTTGAGCTACCAAGAATTGTCTCCTCCTTTGAAGCAGTGTTTTTTACAATGTTCGCTAATTCCTAAGAGCAAAGTAATTCGGCGTAGAACTATTGTCCAGATGTGGATTGCAGAAGGTTTTGTAAGAGATGACACTGGTTCTCAGCTACCGGAAGATTTAGGAATAGAGTACTATAAAGAGTTGATCTCAAGGAACCTTTTAGAATATGACACTCAAATCAAGGATCAGTCAGGATGGATCATGCATGATGTTGTTCGCTCCTTTGCACAGTATGTAATAAGAGATGCAGGGTTGCTGGTAAGTGAGGGAAAAGGCAGTTCCATGGGCGACCTGAAGTTCCGCCGCTTATCCGTGTCAAAGAAAGAAGTAGAATGTGCATCTTTACAAAAACAAAAGTCACTGAGAACCTTGATGCTATTTGGGACCACCACAGTTGAGCTGAAGTTTTTACTGAATAAATTTTCTTATCTACGTGTATTACATCTGCAAGATGCAGATCTTGATGAACTGCCAGAGTCTATTTGTGACTTGAGGCATTTGAGATACTTGGGACTTGAAGGCACAGGCATAACGACAATCCCACGAGGTATAGGAAATTTGAAATTCCTACAGCATATGGCCCTTAATAGATGTAAAAATTTGATGCAACTACCAGACAGCATCGTGAAGCTGCAACAACTGATGTCACTAGACATAAGAGGaaccaagatatcatcaataGTTAGGGGTTTCGGAAATCTACAAAATTTGGTCCAGTTGTGGGGGTTTCCTACCAACTTACAGGACAGTATAGGTGAACGGTGTAGCTTGGGAGAATTGGGATCTCTGTCAAAACTCAAGTTGCTGACCATAGAGGGTTTGGAGAAGGCATTTCCTGGTTCTATGGTGGCTGAAGCTAAGCTAAGCAGTAAATCCCACCTCACACAGTTGGGGCTTAAATGTGGCAGTATGCTCAAAGACAAGAATGAAGTAGAAGACTGCAAAGAGTATCATACTACACAAATCGAAGAAGTGTTGGATGATCTACGCCCTCCACCTTGCATACAAGACATTGTTCTTACTGGCTACCTTGGACATCAGGTGCCTAAGTGGATGGCAAGGATGGCAGCATTCCAGAACTTAAGGCTGCTGGTGATACAGGATTACCCATGCTGTAAGCAGCTGCCGTCTGGTTTAGGCCAGATACCCTTCCTTGACTATATTCAGATCCTTCATGCTCCATCAATTGAGTCTATCGGACATGcattcctcctcccctccttaGGTGGTGATGCAACCGGCACAGATGAGACAGCAGAGATAACAGAAACAAGCACTGGCACAACGCAGCATTGTCATCTTTCTTGTGGTGTTGGTGTTGCATTTCCCAAGCTGAGGGAACTTGTTTTTGACAAGGTGATGGAATGGAGGGAATGGGATTGGGACGAGCAAGTTCGAGCAATGCCTGTTCTTCAGTCGCTTAGAATTGACAGCTGCAAGCTGAGGCGTCTTCCTCCAGGACTTGCATGCCAGGCAAGATCCCTTAGAAAGTTGTGTCTGATGAATATCCTGCACCTAGTCTCTATCGAGAATTTTCCATCGCTTGTCGAGCTTCATTTGAGTCAGAACCCAGAACTTTGGAGGGTCAGTAACAATTCAAGTTTGCAAAAGATTGAAATTATGAATTGCCCAGCGCTAGAGGTCTTGGAGGATTTGCCAGTGCTACGGAGCATCTCTTGGGATGACTTGGATGCTGAAACACTCCCAGAATACCTGCGAGAGGTGGAAATAAACAAGTTGGACATTAAATGCAGCCTAAGACTACTCCAAATGATATCCTCGCGAGATGCCACCTCGGAGTGGGGTAAGATCCAGCATGTCCAACGACTGAATGCTCGTGGAGGCAGACAGCCTGATGGAACATACAAGCACTATGTCCTCTATACCAAGTCAACATCTTGCTTTGACACGAACATCACCAAGGCCTGCAGATTGCAGGTACATCATACATGCACTCAATAAGTTTGCATCCATTCTTGTTTAGATCTTCATGTTGGATACCTGCAGACAGCAGATACATGACATCACTGTTCAGGCTTTTAAAATCAGGgcacatgatgatgatggtgcATCTTTCTCCTCTAATCTTACTTGCATGCCTGCAGGGTGCCTATGATACGGAGGTGGTGCAAGAACAGGGGAACCGAAGAACACGAGGAATGCATGAATGATTCTAACGGTAAGCCTTCAGGTGGTTACTAACTTCCTATAGAACCCTTCGTACCAGCCAGCACCTTGGCACGGCATTTCCTGACGAGGGTCATCTGTTTGTTGATGATGTAAAGGTCTAGTTCAGATCAGTGCTTATATTCTCCAACCTTCGTAAGGCAGCCTTCAAATTGAAGCACCGTTTATACCATCTACTGCTTCCAAACAGAGTTTTCAGGAGCTGGGAATATTGAAGCAAAACTAGTCGGTTGCAGATTGCAGTATGGTTCCATGTTCCCTCCGGTCAAAATACATCGTTTTGGACAAGCCATAGTCTCCAATCACTATTTATTATTAGAAATATGTTTATAAAGTCTGACAAATTTATGAGATTGTGAAAACATCCTTTAAGGTAAATCTACATATAGGCACATAGCTAGACATCGACCTCCTCTTAGATCCCATTAATTGCGTAATCATGGATGTAATGAGCATGGTGAAAATCAACTTTTCtgaaatttcttttttcttacaaAAAACTTCCTTGAAATATCCAAGAATTTAATTCCAAGCAATGGTGAAGCCACTGGAAACTTGTATATTCAGTTACTCTAGGGGCAGATAAATTCAGCAACTATTCTAACAACTTCCCACTATTAAAATTTCTTCTTTGACGGTTTGCCACCCCTTGTTTCCTCCAGAATACAGATCTTGGCACTGGCGCTGCTTCTGATTATTAAACAAGGTGATTGTTTTCGAAAAAGAAAACAGTAAGCTAGAATTGCGCACGCAATTGAGACTACAGCCTAAAAAAGAGGAATGCTAACTGTGATGCTGCGTTAACTGGCTACAGAACAACAGCAACACGAGTAGCTGTAATCATAGCTAATGCATCCGTCCTGTGCATTTCTTCTT is a genomic window containing:
- the LOC117835207 gene encoding putative disease resistance protein RGA3 gives rise to the protein MLEAFALRLAAMLFHIVRQETDILLGVPGEISKLQRIFSDLSSILVDAERNLIFNGNATLGNWVSELRDAMYDMDNVIDKWQILQWEKEPSTSSMFKCCKISILFCHCNPGGTYKIGRKIQALNKRLEGIMERSKHFDFISKVVGSSRYHDHKAVKYHQKSGSSIIRSDIVGEKIEQDTRMLVNYLFSQVGTSAKCLDNSIVVVSIAIVGPGGIGKTTLARMIFNDSAVEEMFDTRIWLSVNQDVDETDVLQRVLAALDGKSEYRGSVGDKDQLECAVKRAARHKKFLLVMDDVWSDSIWNELLRVPLNDGAPGSQVIFNDEDKSEIVGLEDIGMDIVKRCDGLSLAVKVVGGLLLSRSRRRGAWMDILDHSAWSLMSDDLNNAVFLSYQELSPPLKQCFLQCSLIPKSKVIRRRTIVQMWIAEGFVRDDTGSQLPEDLGIEYYKELISRNLLEYDTQIKDQSGWIMHDVVRSFAQYVIRDAGLLVSEGKGSSMGDLKFRRLSVSKKEVECASLQKQKSLRTLMLFGTTTVELKFLLNKFSYLRVLHLQDADLDELPESICDLRHLRYLGLEGTGITTIPRGIGNLKFLQHMALNRCKNLMQLPDSIVKLQQLMSLDIRGTKISSIVRGFGNLQNLVQLWGFPTNLQDSIGERCSLGELGSLSKLKLLTIEGLEKAFPGSMVAEAKLSSKSHLTQLGLKCGSMLKDKNEVEDCKEYHTTQIEEVLDDLRPPPCIQDIVLTGYLGHQVPKWMARMAAFQNLRLLVIQDYPCCKQLPSGLGQIPFLDYIQILHAPSIESIGHAFLLPSLGGDATGTDETAEITETSTGTTQHCHLSCGVGVAFPKLRELVFDKVMEWREWDWDEQVRAMPVLQSLRIDSCKLRRLPPGLACQARSLRKLCLMNILHLVSIENFPSLVELHLSQNPELWRVSNNSSLQKIEIMNCPALEVLEDLPVLRSISWDDLDAETLPEYLREVEINKLDIKCSLRLLQMISSRDATSEWGKIQHVQRLNARGGRQPDGTYKHYVLYTKSTSCFDTNITKACRLQGAYDTEVVQEQGNRRTRGMHE